The Candidatus Methylomirabilota bacterium DNA segment GCGGAGGAGTTTCAGCGCTCGCTGCACCAGCTGTCCAACATCGTCCGCACGCTCGGGGCCGATCTCGGGGTGCTCCTCGACACTGGGGGCGAGAAAGTGTTCCTGGTCGATGAGAAGGGCGAGATCCTCGCGGGCGACCTGGCGCTGGCCTTAGTCGCGCTCCTCGTGATGCGCACGCGGCCGTCCGGCCGCATCGTGGTGCCGGTCACCGCATCGCGGGCGGTCGAGCGGATGGCCGAAGAGCACGGGTTCCAGGTCACGCGCTCCCGCGGGACCGCGCGGGCGCTGACCGAGGCCGCTTTGGCGCCCGACGTCGCCCTGGTGGGCGAAGAGCTGGGCGGGCTGATCTTCCCGAGCTTCCACCCGGCGTTCGACGGAATGTCGGCGGTCGTGCGGATCCTCGAGATGATGGCGCGGCTCGACGTGCGGCTGCATCCCCTTACGCGCGAAGTTCCCGAGACTTACGTCGCGCGGCTCGAAGTGCCGTGCCCGGACGAGCGGAAGGGCGCTGTGATGCGGCGGCTGATCGAGGCGACCAAGGGCGGCAGCGTCGAGCTGATCGAGGGTGTGCGCGTGAGCATGGGTGATGACTGGGTGGCGGCGATTCCGGACGCGGACCGAGCGACGTTCCATGTGGTGGCCGAGTCGGCCAATCGGGATCGTGCCCAGCGGCTGGCGGAAGAGTTCCGCGACCGCATCACTGGTTGGAGAAAGGAGCCTGCGTGAAGAAGGCGACCATGAAGAAGCCGAACCCCGGAGCCGTGCAGGAGTCGAGGAGCCGGGCTGGGGGTGCCGGGCAGGCGAAGGTCAAGGAGCGTATCGACGTGGCGCTGGTGGCCCGGGGTTTGTGCGACAGCCGCGAAAAAGCGGCCCGCCTGCTCCTGGCTGGCGCCGTCACGGTGGACGGAAAGCGCGTGGACAAGCCCGGCGTCCTGGTCGCCCCGAGCGCAGACCTGCGCGTGACCGCGCGGCCGAAGTTCGTGAGCCGGGGCGGCGACAAGCTCGTGCATGCCCTGGACGCCTTCGCCGTCTCGCCCAAGGGGCGGGTCTGTATCGACGTCGGCGCGTCCACGGGCGGCTTCACGCACTGCCTGCTCGAGGCCGGCGCCTCTCGCGTGTACGCGGTGGACGTGGGGCAGGGACAGCTCGACGCGTCCCTGCGGGCCGACGGACGCGTCGTGGTGATGGAAAAGACGAATGCCCGCCAGCTGCCCGCGGACGCGTTCCCGGACGCGCCGGGGCTCGCCACCCTCGACGTCTCCTTCATCTCCCTCGAGAAGGTCCTGCCGTCCGTGTTCGCGGTGCTGACGCCCGAGGGGGAGGCGGTGGCGCTGGTCAAGCCGCAGTTCGAGATCGGCAAGGGGCTGGTGGGCAAGGGCGGAGTGGTACGAGATGCCGCCCACCACCGGACGGTCGTCTCCCGTGTCGCCCGCTTCTGCGTCCTGCACGGTTGGCACGTGCGGGGCGTGACCGCGTCGCCGCTCAAGGGGCCCAAGGGCAACCGCGAGTTCTTCCTCCATCTCACGCGCGCGGGCCGCACCGCGCCCGACCTCGACGCGCTCATTGCCCGAGCGGCGGAATCCGCCGAACCCGCATGAAGCGGATCGGCGTCGTCGCCAAGACCGACCGGGCGGATGCCCGTGAGGTCGTAGAGCGACTGCTCGCCTGGTGCGCGGAGCGAGGGCTCCAGCCGGTCCTCGAGAAGGAGACGGCGGGGCTCTGCCCGGACAGCCAGGCGGCGACTGCGCGAAAGCCCGACCTGCCGGGCCAGGTGGACCTGCTGCTCGTGCTGGGCGGCGACGGCACGCTGCTCTCCATGGCTCGGCTCGTTGGCGACCTGAGCGTGCCCATACTCGGCGTGAATCTGGGCGGCTTGGGCTTTCTGACGGCCCTGACCAAGGAGGAGCTCTTCCCGGCTCTTGAGGCTTTTCTCGCGGGCGGGCTCGTGATCGAGGAGCGCGTGATGCTCGCCGCACAGGTGTGGCGCCACGGAGAGCGGCTCTCGGAGTACGTCGCGCTCAACGACGTGGTGATCACCAAGTCGGCGATGAGCCGCATCATCAACCTGGCGGTGTCGGTGGACGGGCAGTTCGCCACGGCCTACCGCGCCGACGGGCTCATCATCTCGACACCGACGGGCTCCACGGCCTATTGCCTTTCGGCGGGCGGCCCTATCGTCTTCCCGACCATGCCCGCGGTCGTGCTGACGCCGATCTGCTCGCACACGCTCACGAACCGTCCGATCGTGCTGCCCGCTGACCAGCGCATCGAGGTGACGCTCCAGTCCGACCAGGACGTGATGCTCACCATCGACGGGCAGGTCGGCTTCGCACTCAAGGAGGCCGACGTCGTGGCGGTCCACCAGGCGGTGGCGCGCATCCGGCTCCTCCGCTTCCCGCAGAAGCACTTCTTCTCGGTGTTGCGGACCAAGCTCAAGTGGGGAGAGCGCTAAGGTGGGAAGCCGGTGACGCCAGCCTGTGCCCCCGGGGATACGTCTTGAGCCCCCCCGGGGATACGTCTTGAGCCCGAAGTCCCCCGCGTCGTAGCATGGCGTCCGCGATGCTCCGCGAGCTCGCCATCCGGAACCTCGCCGTCCTGGAGGAAGCGCGTGTCGTCTTTGCGCCGGGGCTGAACGTCCTCACCGGCGAGACCGGGGCCGGCAAGTCTATCGTCATCGACGCCCTTCTCCTGGTCCGCGGCGCCCGCGCCCAGCCCGATCTCATCCGCACGGGCGCCGAGTCCGCCTCGGTGGAGGCCGTGTTCGATATCTCCGCCACGGGCCCGGTGGCGGCGGCGCTCGACGAGGCCGGGCACGCCGCCCCCGACGGCCAGCTCGTCGTCAAGCGGGAGCTCTCCCGATCCGGGCGGCATCGGGTGTTCGTCAACGACTCGGCCGCGACGGTTGCGCTCCTCGAGCGCCTCGGCGACCTCTTGGTGGAGATCCACGGCCAGCACGAACACCAGCGGCTCATGGAGCCCCTGCGCCAGCTCGACGTGCTGGACCGCTTCGCCGGGTGCGAGGAGACGCGGACGAAGCTGGCCGCGTTCTGGCGCCGATGGGAGACGGCGCGGACTGAGCTCGTCCGCATCCGCGACGACGCTCGCGAGGGGGCCCGCAAGCAGGAGCTCTACCGCTGGGAGATCTCCGAAATCGACGCGGGCCAGCTCCGCGAAGGCGAGGAGGACGAGCTCCGCGCGGAGCGCCGGCGGCTCCAGAACGCCGAGCGGATCTTCGCCGGCCTTCAGGAAGTCATGGGGCTCCTGCACGAGGACCCACAGGCGGCCGGCTCGGGAATCGGCCGCGCCGCCGCGTTGCTTCGGGAGCTTTCGCGCTTCGACCCCGACGTCGCCACGCCCATCGAGGCGCTCGAGGGGGCACAGGCCTATGTCGAGGACGCCGTAGCGCGGGCGCGCGGGCTCCGCGACCGTGCGGTCTTGGATCCGGACCGGCTGAGGCAGATCGACGAGCGCCTCGACGCCATAGGCAACGTCAAGCGCAAGTACGGCGAGACCGCGGCTGCCGTCGCCGCCTACCGGGAGGAGATCGCTCGGGCGCTCGACCGGATCGAGCGCCACGACGCCATCGCCGAGGAGATTGAGCGCGAGGTGGCGGAGGCGGCCACGAGCGCGGCGCGGGCGGCGGCGGTCCTGTCGGAGGCCAGGGTGGAAGCGGCGCAGCGACTCGAGCGGCTGATCCAACGCGAGCTGCGCTCCCTCGGCATGGAGCACGCGCGTTTCCGCTCGCCATTGAAGCGCGAGGTGGCTGGGGAGGGAGACCTCTCGAGCGGGCCGGGCGGCTGGCGCCTCGGTGTCCGGGGGGCGGAGACGGTCGAATTCCTTCTGTCGGCCAACCCTGGAGAGGAGCTGAAGCCGCTGGCGAAGGTCGTCTCGGGCGGCGAGCTGTCGCGGACCATGCTCGCGATCAAGACCATCCTCGCGGCGGCCGAGGATGTGCCGAGCATGGTCTTCGACGAGGTGGACGCCGGCATAGGCGGGCGCGTCGCCGACGCGGTGGGACAGAAGCTCCGTCAGACCGCCGCGGGGCGCCAGGTGCTGTGCGTGACGCACCTCGCCCCGATCGCCGCCTATGCCGAGCACCACCTGCTCGTGGAGAAGCGCGTGGCCAAGGCTGCCACGCGGACGACGGTGACTGCGCTGGATGCGGGCGGCCGTGTGGAAGAAGTCGCGCGGATGCTGGGCGGTGAGCACGTGACCGAGGCCTCGCGGCGGCACGCGCGTGAGCTCCTCCGGGCCGCTCGACCAGCCGGGTAGTGTAAGATACATCGTATGCTGAACGTCCTCGTTCGCGCGGTCTTCGGCACCAAGCACGAGCGCGATGCCAAGCGCATGCGTCCGGCGGTCGAGGCCATCAACGCGCTCGGCGGCGATCTCGAGCGTGTCCCGGACGCCGCCCTCCGGGCCAAGACCGACGAATTCCGCAAGCGGTTGGCCGACGGCGCGCAGGTGGACGATCTCTTGGTAGAGGTCTTCGCCGTGTGCCGCGAAGCCGCGCGGCGGACGGTCCGGATGCGGCACTTCGACGTCCAGCTCATGGGCGGGATGGTGCTGCACCAGGGCACGATCGCGGAGATGGCGACCGGTGAAGGCAAGACGCTCGTCGCGACGCTGCCGGCCTATCTGAACGCGCTGCCGGGGCTTGGCACGCACATCGTGACCGTCAACGACTACCTCGCGCGCCGCGATGCGCAGTGGATGGGCCCCATCTACCACGCGCTCGGGCTCGGCCTGGGTGTGATCCAGCACGAGGTGTCGTACCTCTTCGACCCGGCACACGTGTCACCCGACATCCGGCTGGCGGGACTCAGGCCCTGCACGCGCCGCGAGGCATACCACGCCGACATCACCTACGGCACCAACAACGAGTTCGGCTTCGACTACCTCCGCGACAACATGCGCTTCGGCCTCGAAGACATGGTCCAGCGCGAGCACCACTACGCCATCGTCGACGAGGTCGACTCCATCCTGATCGATGAGGCCCGGACCCCGCTCATCATCTCGGGCCCGGCCGAGGGCTCGACCGACCGCTACTACAAGATCGACCGAATCATCCCGAAGCTCACGCGCGCGGCGACGATCGTGGAGGGCAAGCTCTCCGAGATCGAGGCGCAGGCGCCGGGCGACTACATCGTGGACGAGAAGTCGCGGGCGGTGTCGCTGACCGAGCAGGGCATCTCGCACTGCGAGAGGCTCCTGAACGTCGACGACCTCTACGACCCCTCGCAGATGGACGCGCTCCACCACATCAGTCAGGCGCTCAAGGCTCATGCCCTCTTCAAGAAGGACGTGGACTACGTGGTCAAGGACGGGCAGGTCATCATCGTGGACGAGTTCACCGGGCGGCTGATGCCCGGACGCCGCTGGTCGGACGGCCTCCACCAGGCGGTCGAGGCCAAGGAAGGCGTCAAGATCGAGTCAGAAAATCAGACCCTTGCCACCATTACGCTCCAGAACTACTTCAGGATGTACGAGAAGCTCGCAGGGATGACCGGGACGGCGGCGACGGAGGCCGACGAGTTCGCCAAGATATACAAGCTCGACGTCACGGTCGTTCCGACCAACCGGCCTATGTCCCGCGTCAACTACCCGGACGTGGTCTACAAGACGGAGCGGGAGAAGTTCGACGCGGTCAGCGCGGAGATCGCCGCGTGCCACGAGAAGGGCCAGCCCGCGCTCGTCGGCACGGTCTCCATCGAGAAGTCCGAGCACCTCTCGCGGCTCTTGAAGAAGCGCGGCATCCCGCACCAGGTCCTCAACGCCAAGTACCACGAGCGGGAAGCCGAGATCATCGCGCAGGCCGGCCGCGAGAAGTCCGTCACGATCGCCACGAACATGGCGGGACGGGGCACCGACATCCTGCTGGGCGGCAACCCGGACTTCCTGGCCAAGGAGCTCCTGAGGAAGAAGGGACTCGACCCGGCGCTGGCGCTGCCTGAGGCCCGCCAGACCGCCTGGGAAGAAGCCAACAAGGTCACGCAGCCCGAGCATGAGCGCGTCGTGAAGCTCGGGGGGCTCCACATCATCGGTACGGAGCGTCACGAGTCCCGGCGAATCGACAACCAGCTGCGGGGCCGATCGGGGCGGCAGGGCGACCCGGGCTC contains these protein-coding regions:
- a CDS encoding nucleotidyltransferase — encoded protein: IPVVRYQVAALGLAGGTHVRKSPYDPQLLDIKFFDSRGLEVAPDKEKAMERLFFMEDFERAPMDGIGTLSFPHAGTDRYRDGLLGSVDRDVVRRAGLRMVLDYAFGSASSIFPSVLGALGVEVISLNAYLDETKISKTAEEFQRSLHQLSNIVRTLGADLGVLLDTGGEKVFLVDEKGEILAGDLALALVALLVMRTRPSGRIVVPVTASRAVERMAEEHGFQVTRSRGTARALTEAALAPDVALVGEELGGLIFPSFHPAFDGMSAVVRILEMMARLDVRLHPLTREVPETYVARLEVPCPDERKGAVMRRLIEATKGGSVELIEGVRVSMGDDWVAAIPDADRATFHVVAESANRDRAQRLAEEFRDRITGWRKEPA
- a CDS encoding TlyA family RNA methyltransferase produces the protein MKKATMKKPNPGAVQESRSRAGGAGQAKVKERIDVALVARGLCDSREKAARLLLAGAVTVDGKRVDKPGVLVAPSADLRVTARPKFVSRGGDKLVHALDAFAVSPKGRVCIDVGASTGGFTHCLLEAGASRVYAVDVGQGQLDASLRADGRVVVMEKTNARQLPADAFPDAPGLATLDVSFISLEKVLPSVFAVLTPEGEAVALVKPQFEIGKGLVGKGGVVRDAAHHRTVVSRVARFCVLHGWHVRGVTASPLKGPKGNREFFLHLTRAGRTAPDLDALIARAAESAEPA
- a CDS encoding NAD(+)/NADH kinase, which translates into the protein MKRIGVVAKTDRADAREVVERLLAWCAERGLQPVLEKETAGLCPDSQAATARKPDLPGQVDLLLVLGGDGTLLSMARLVGDLSVPILGVNLGGLGFLTALTKEELFPALEAFLAGGLVIEERVMLAAQVWRHGERLSEYVALNDVVITKSAMSRIINLAVSVDGQFATAYRADGLIISTPTGSTAYCLSAGGPIVFPTMPAVVLTPICSHTLTNRPIVLPADQRIEVTLQSDQDVMLTIDGQVGFALKEADVVAVHQAVARIRLLRFPQKHFFSVLRTKLKWGER
- the recN gene encoding DNA repair protein RecN, with product MLRELAIRNLAVLEEARVVFAPGLNVLTGETGAGKSIVIDALLLVRGARAQPDLIRTGAESASVEAVFDISATGPVAAALDEAGHAAPDGQLVVKRELSRSGRHRVFVNDSAATVALLERLGDLLVEIHGQHEHQRLMEPLRQLDVLDRFAGCEETRTKLAAFWRRWETARTELVRIRDDAREGARKQELYRWEISEIDAGQLREGEEDELRAERRRLQNAERIFAGLQEVMGLLHEDPQAAGSGIGRAAALLRELSRFDPDVATPIEALEGAQAYVEDAVARARGLRDRAVLDPDRLRQIDERLDAIGNVKRKYGETAAAVAAYREEIARALDRIERHDAIAEEIEREVAEAATSAARAAAVLSEARVEAAQRLERLIQRELRSLGMEHARFRSPLKREVAGEGDLSSGPGGWRLGVRGAETVEFLLSANPGEELKPLAKVVSGGELSRTMLAIKTILAAAEDVPSMVFDEVDAGIGGRVADAVGQKLRQTAAGRQVLCVTHLAPIAAYAEHHLLVEKRVAKAATRTTVTALDAGGRVEEVARMLGGEHVTEASRRHARELLRAARPAG
- the secA gene encoding preprotein translocase subunit SecA, which codes for MLNVLVRAVFGTKHERDAKRMRPAVEAINALGGDLERVPDAALRAKTDEFRKRLADGAQVDDLLVEVFAVCREAARRTVRMRHFDVQLMGGMVLHQGTIAEMATGEGKTLVATLPAYLNALPGLGTHIVTVNDYLARRDAQWMGPIYHALGLGLGVIQHEVSYLFDPAHVSPDIRLAGLRPCTRREAYHADITYGTNNEFGFDYLRDNMRFGLEDMVQREHHYAIVDEVDSILIDEARTPLIISGPAEGSTDRYYKIDRIIPKLTRAATIVEGKLSEIEAQAPGDYIVDEKSRAVSLTEQGISHCERLLNVDDLYDPSQMDALHHISQALKAHALFKKDVDYVVKDGQVIIVDEFTGRLMPGRRWSDGLHQAVEAKEGVKIESENQTLATITLQNYFRMYEKLAGMTGTAATEADEFAKIYKLDVTVVPTNRPMSRVNYPDVVYKTEREKFDAVSAEIAACHEKGQPALVGTVSIEKSEHLSRLLKKRGIPHQVLNAKYHEREAEIIAQAGREKSVTIATNMAGRGTDILLGGNPDFLAKELLRKKGLDPALALPEARQTAWEEANKVTQPEHERVVKLGGLHIIGTERHESRRIDNQLRGRSGRQGDPGSSRFYLSLEDDLLRIFGSERIQRIMERLGMEEGEPIEHKLVTRAIGTAQKRVETRNFEIRKHLLEYDDVMNKQREIVYGLRRDILEGESQEDRILEWTGEVAEGITERFAARDVHVDDWDLPGLNEALYRQFDLRLGGEKTEGAVEAGSAEALNAAVQEAVEALYREREQQVGPELLHRLERWILLGLRWEDGEFRGIDQLWKDHLLNMDHLKEGIGLRGYGQRDPLTEYKKEAFDMFQEMMDHLKEVVLEQLFKVRIGSADLAPMPGPAPAAVREPRWREIHGTNGEAAPSEPRMLAGAKVGRNEPCPCGSGKKYKKCCLLKGV